The proteins below come from a single Lineus longissimus chromosome 5, tnLinLong1.2, whole genome shotgun sequence genomic window:
- the LOC135487626 gene encoding ankyrin repeat domain-containing protein 17-like isoform X3, which yields MEGALEPSTEIAVAQRDGAVTMNDNSHGPRPRFNFEGSAEGTGHIQNVNMANGGQLNITQVHRTINYNIPGQVNGPLPNQASGSSGPATSAITDADDSEQEEYNSKIRPLHADLAVELERIITKKQLGSLKLFFEEIFEEGEMDEINSFHDMWRELKRRGEISPGRYGILEKALRSIQAISHLQVIKEFKEKMNSEDGRYDGWIRYDILVKSIEELTRQKDVVFRNALDDGCPGVVFRNAVIGNIGEEGGELRLDNGSVKLEVPAEAVNKQSLFWMLVGLYDGPQFSVKSENGLVPGLDEIAKYSIPVRLGPSDVDFKIPVRLTVKDLSKPFNSTKSMGVYSKADGNAEWKPAGSCFYDADSKNNFTTSVPLNHFSSYVLGMPVSSDLLPLNVRVMAQSRPVNAGRVESVGNEVQIFFTINDYSFSQELVLHKSINVESATCLYLDPSSDVSVIWVRRSIEKSVQHTKTEVLQQEHIQNLAEMPVYLQIAVADGSGSAHMAQADSMFEDILILEQNGSVVVELPLTECAVPTGSPEESHQVTERLINATLDGSKNKVERLLSEGANIETRDQDGNTLLSLASHRGHLGIVQLLLECKASAETMNSDGWYTIHIACEEGHEDIVTLLLNRGANVESQTQTGTTAVYIASQNGHEKVVQLLLDKDAYIESKTDKWATPLYVASQNGHEKVVQLLLDRGAYIESKTDRWASPLYVASQNGHEKVVQPLLDKDAYIESKTDEWASPLYVASENGHEKVVRLLLERGACIESETNKWASPLYVASQNGHEKVVQLLLDRGAYIGSKTNKWASPLYVASQNGQEKVVQLLLDRGAYIGSKTNKWASPLYVASQNGHKKVVQLLLDRGAYIGSKTDEWFSPLYVASQNGHEKVVQLLLDRGADIGSKTCKGASPLYVASQNGHEKVVQLLLDRGADIESETDERASPLYVASQNGHEKVVQLLLDRGAYIESETDERASPLYVASQNGHEKVVQLLLDRGAYIESETDERASPLYVASQNGHEKVVQLLLDRGADIESETYKWATPLYVASQNGHEKVVQLLLDRGAYIGSKTDKRATPLYVASQNGHEKVVQLLLDRGADIESKTDKRATPLYVASQNGHEKVVQLLLDRGADIESETYKWATPLYVASQNGHEKVVQLLLDRGAYIESKTYKGASPLYAASQNGHEKVVQLLLARGADIESETDERASPLYVASQNGHEKVVQLLLDRGADIESETDERASPLYVASQNGHEKVVQLLLDRGADIESETDERASPLYAASQNGHEKVVQLLLDRGADIESETDERASPLYAASQNGHEKVVQLLLDRGADIESETDERASPLYAASQNGHEKVVQLLLDRGADIESRTDKLATPLYAASQNGHKKVVQLLLDRGAYIGSKTNKWASPLYAAAQNGHEKVVQLLLDRGAYIESETDERASPLYVASQNGHKKVVQLLLDRGIKSERRNHSSSPLYVAS from the exons ATGGAGGGAGCACTTGAACCGTCGACGGAAATCGCCGTGGCCCAGAGAGACG GGGCTGTGACAATGAACGACAACAGCCACGGACCCAGGCCTCGGTTCAATTTTGAGGGGAGTGCCGAAGGCACAGGACACATCCAAAATGTCAACATGGCCAATGGGGGACAACTTAATATCACCCAGGTTCATAGAACCATCAACTACAACATTCCCGGGCAAGTTAACGGGCCTCTGCCCAATCAAGCCAGTGGATCCAGTGGACCGGCCACGTCTGCTATTACTGATGCCGATGACTCCGAACAAG AAGAATACAACAGCAAGATCAGACCGCTACACGCTGACCTGGCGGTTGAATTGGAACGCATTATCACCAAAAAGCAGTTAGGGTCCTTGAAACTGTTCTTTGAAGAAATATTCGAGGAAGGAGAAATGGATGAAATCAACAGCTTCCACGACATGTGGAGGGAGTTAAAACG GAGAGGAGAGATCAGCCCAGGCAGATATGGTATACTGGAAAAAGCTTTGCGGTCCATCCAAGCGATAAGCCATCTGCAGGTTATCAAAGAGTTTAAGGAGAAAATGAACAGTGAAG ATGGTAGATATGATGGATGGATACGATATGACATTCTTGTAAAATCCATTGAAGAGTTGACAAGACAAAAGGATGTCGTTTTCCGGAACGCTCTCGATGATGGTTGTCCTGGGGTAGTATTTAGGAATGCAGTGATAGGCAACATTGGAGAGGAAG GTGGTGAGCTCCGCCTTGACAATGGCTCAGTCAAACTAGAGGTGCCAGCAGAAGCTGTTAACAAACAGAGTTTGTTCTGGATGTTAGTTGGACTATATGACGGCCCCCAGTTCTCAGTGAAGTCGGAAAATGGACTGGTCCCAGGTTTGGATGAAATTGCAAAGTATTCAATCCCAGTTCGTCTAGGTCCTTCGGATGTCGATTTCAAAATCCCGGTGAGGCTCACGGTGAAGGATTTAAGCAAGCCATTTAACTCAACAAAATCCATGGGTGTCTACAGCAAGGCTGATGGAAATGCTGAATGGAAACCGGCTGGTTCATGCTTCTATGATGCAGACTCAAAGAACAACTTCACCACAAGTGTTCCATTGAACCACTTTTCAAGCTACGTTCTCGGGATGCCAGTTTCGTCTGACTTACTTCCACTGAACGTTCGTGTCATGGCTCAGAGTCGTCCAGTGAATGCAGGCCGTGTAGAAAGTGTTGGGAATGAAGTTCAGATATTCTTCACGATTAACGACTACAGCTTTAGTCAG GAACTTGTCCTTCACAAATCGATCAACGTTGAAAGCGCGACATGTTTGTATCTTGATCCGAGCAGCGATGTCAGCGTGATCTGGGTGAGACGTTCCATCGAGAAATCGGTACAACATACTAAAACG GAGGTTCTCCAGCAGGAACACATCCAAAATCTTGCCGAGATGCCAGTATATCTTCAAATAGCTGTTGCAGACGGTTCAGGTTCGGCCCACATGGCTCAAGCTGATTCGATGTTTGAAGATATTCTAATTTTAGAACAAAACGGCAGCGTAGTGGTTGAACTTCCTTTGACTGAATGTGCAGTGCCAACG GGCAGCCCAGAAGAGTCCCACCAAGTGACAGAACGCTTGATCAACGCAACATTGGACGGCAGCAAGAACAAAGTAGAGAGATTGTTGAGTGAAGGTGCCAACATTGAGACAAGGGACCAAGACGGTAACACTCTACTGAGCTTAGCAAGTCATAGAGGACATTTAGGTATTGTCCAGCTATTGTTAGAGTGCAAGGCAAGTGCTGAAACAATGAACAGTGATGGGTGGTATACTATTCACATTGCATGTGAAGAAGGGCACGAGGATATTGTAACACTGTTGTTGAACAGAGGTGCAAATGTTGAGAGCCAGACCCAAACAGGCACAACCGCTGTCTACATAGCATCCCAAAAtggccatgagaaggttgtccaGCTATTGTTGGATAAAGATGCATATATTGAAAGTAAGACAGACAAGTGGGCTACTCCTCTCTACGTagcatctcaaaatggccatgagaaggttgtccaGCTGTTGTTGGATAGAGGTGCATATATTGAAAGTAAGACAGACAGGTGGGCTTCTCCTCTCTACGTagcatctcaaaatggccatgagaaggttgtccaACCGTTGTTGGATAAAGATGCATATATTGAAAGTAAGACAGACGAGTGGGCTTCTCCTCTCTACGTAGCATCTGAAAAtggccatgagaaggttgtccGGCTGTTGTTGGAAAGAGGTGCATGTATCGAGAGTGAGACAAACAAGTGGGCTTCTCCTCTCTACGTagcatctcaaaatggccatgagaaggttgtccaACTATTGTTGGATAGAGGTGCATATATTGGAAGTAAGACAAACAAGTGGGCTTCTCCTCTCTACGTagcatctcaaaatggccaaGAGAAGGTTGTCCAACTATTGTTGGATAGAGGTGCATATATTGGAAGTAAGACAAACAAGTGGGCTTCTCCTCTCTACGTagcatctcaaaatggccatAAGAAGGTTGTCCAGCTATTGTTGGATAGAGGTGCATATATTGGAAGTAAGACAGACGAGTGGTTTTCTCCTCTCTACGTagcatctcaaaatggccatgagaaggttgtccaGCTATTGTTGGATAGAGGTGCAGATATTGGAAGTAAGACATGCAAGGGGGCTTCTCCTCTCTACGTagcatctcaaaatggccatgagaaggttgtccaGCTATTGTTGGATAGAGGTGCAGATATTGAAAGTGAGACAGACGAGCGGGCTTCTCCTCTCTACGTagcatctcaaaatggccatgagaaggttgtccaGCTATTGTTGGATAGAGGTGCATATATTGAAAGTGAGACAGACGAGCGGGCTTCTCCTCTCTACGTagcatctcaaaatggccatgagaaggttgtccaGCTATTGTTGGATAGAGGTGCATATATTGAAAGTGAGACAGACGAGCGGGCTTCTCCTCTCTACGTagcatctcaaaatggccatgagaaggttgtccaGCTGTTGTTGGATAGAGGTGCAGATATTGAAAGTGAGACATACAAGTGGGCTACTCCTCTCTACGTagcatctcaaaatggccatgagaaggttgtccaGCTGTTGTTGGATAGAGGTGCATATATTGGAAGTAAGACAGACAAGCGGGCTACTCCTCTCTACGTagcatctcaaaatggccatgagaaggttgtccaGCTGTTGTTGGATAGAGGTGCAGATATTGAAAGTAAGACAGACAAGCGGGCTACTCCTCTCTACGTagcatctcaaaatggccatgagaaggttgtccaGCTGTTGTTGGATAGAGGTGCAGATATTGAAAGTGAGACATACAAGTGGGCTACTCCTCTCTACGTagcatctcaaaatggccatgagaaggttgtccaGCTGTTGTTGGATAGAGGTGCATATATTGAAAGTAAGACATACAAGGGGGCTTCTCCTCTCTACGCagcatctcaaaatggccatgagaaggttgtccaGCTATTGTTGGCTAGAGGTGCAGATATTGAAAGTGAGACAGACGAGCGGGCTTCTCCTCTCTACGTagcatctcaaaatggccatgagaaggttgtccaGCTATTGTTGGATAGAGGTGCAGATATTGAAAGTGAGACAGACGAGCGGGCTTCTCCTCTCTACGTagcatctcaaaatggccatgagaaggttgtccaACTATTGTTGGATAGAGGTGCAGATATTGAAAGTGAGACAGACGAGCGGGCTTCTCCTCTCTACGCagcatctcaaaatggccatgagaaggttgtccaGCTATTGTTGGATAGAGGTGCAGATATTGAAAGTGAGACAGACGAGCGGGCTTCTCCTCTCTACGCagcatctcaaaatggccatgagaag gttgtccaGCTATTGTTGGATAGAGGTGCAGATATTGAAAGTGAGACAGACGAGCGGGCTTCTCCTCTCTACGCagcatctcaaaatggccatgagaaggttgtccaGCTATTGTTGGATAGAGGTGCAGATATTGAAAGTAGGACAGACAAGTTGGCTACTCCTCTCTACGCagcatctcaaaatggccatAAGAAGGTTGTCCAGCTGTTGTTGGATAGAGGTGCATATATTGGAAGTAAGACAAACAAGTGGGCTTCTCCTCTCTACGCAGCAGCTCAAAAtggccatgagaaggttgtccaACTATTGTTGGATAGAGGTGCATATATTGAAAGTGAGACAGACGAGCGGGCTTCTCCTCTCTACGTagcatctcaaaatggccatAAGAAGGTTGTCCAACTATTGTTGGATAGAGGTATAAAAAGTGAGAGAAGGAACCattcttcttctcctctctaCGTAGCATCTTAA